Proteins found in one Magnolia sinica isolate HGM2019 chromosome 5, MsV1, whole genome shotgun sequence genomic segment:
- the LOC131245213 gene encoding uncharacterized protein At4g00950-like: protein MGTEPDPEPSSPKLSFYSLPRQPTEPAGMLTPPFRPSASVPFVWEEAPGRPRTCDSKPASARCLDLPPRLLTEMIITSLPSPTTVLEGPYVGRSVSCSSFREAHLRRSFKGGSHRSISPEEAQLGTVRRKEKERGVGFWGKRVGKVKGGPGMMNGDVDGSVVLSSSPSSSSSFGERYENPKVKITRFRRNRSLLNVSSPTTTHFWASIYGSFKQVLPWRTRKLKN from the exons ATGGGAACCGAGCCAGACCCCGAGCCAAGCTCACCTAAGCTGTCCTTCTATTCCCTCCCGAGGCAACCAACCGAGCCTGCAGGCATGCTGACTCCGCCGTTCCGGCCTTCAGCCTCGGTCCCATTCGTATGGGAAGAGGCGCCGGGAAGGCCCCGAACCTGCGACTCCAAACCAGCCAGCGCAAGGTGCTTGGATCTTCCACCAAGGCTCCTGACCGAGATGATAATTACCAGTTTGCCCTCCCCAACGACTGTACTGGAAGGACCGTACGTGGGCCGGTCCGTCTCCTGCTCTTCCTTCAGAGAGGCACATCTGCGCCGTTCGTTCAAGGGCGGTAGTCACAGGAGCATCAGCCCTGAGGAGGCCCAGCTTGGGACCGTTcgaaggaaagagaaggagagggggGTGGGGTTTTGGGGGAAGAGGGTGGGGAAGGTGAAGGGTGGGCCAGGGATGATGAACGGTGATGTAGATGGTTCTGTTGTGCTGTCCTCATCTCCATCGTCATCTTCTTCTTTTGGTGAGAGATATGAGAATCCAAAGGTGAAGATCACGAGGTTTAGAAGGAACCGGAGCTTGTTGAATGTTTCCAGCCCCACCACCACTCACTTTTGG GCAAGCATATACGGGAGCTTTAAGCAGGTGCTTCCTTGGAGAACGAGAAAATTGAAGAACTGA